In a single window of the Papaver somniferum cultivar HN1 chromosome 8, ASM357369v1, whole genome shotgun sequence genome:
- the LOC113301154 gene encoding translation initiation factor IF3-4, chloroplastic-like isoform X1, giving the protein MAGISSTSFTCKPLLSRTTKPPTYSLSSIESAIAGVRICNPEFLKIDSTHVHSIYLPSASVTARYGGYRPPPRPRPSQGRSRDMRQVEEADPCLDISSVRSSSVRLIDARSNDTRVIGVVSKNEAIQMAEDAELDLVIVSPEADPPVLKMMDYNKHRYEQQKKKREQQKKSAATRMDMKELKMGCNIDSHDYSVRLRAAEKFLKDGDKVKIVVNMKGRQHEFKNNAIELIKRFQTDIGELATEESKSFREKNIFIVLLPNKTILQKAVEQPKKKEKTVEIGTLEKSAEIATSGNPKEIEKSEKTTETDTSSSVRL; this is encoded by the exons ATGGCTGGAATTAGTAGTACTAGTTTTACATGTAAACCACTCTTGTCTAGAACAACAAAACCACCAACTTATTCTCTCTCATCAATTGAATCAGCCATTGCTGGTGTTAGAATTTGTAACCCTgaatttctaaaaattgattctaCTCATGTCCATTCTATTTACTTGCCTTCTGCTTCAGTAACAGCACGGTATGGTGGGTACCGTCCACCACCACGACCTCGTCCTAGTCAAGGGAGGTCTAGAGATATGAGACAAGTTGAAGAAGCTGACCCCTGTCTTGATATTTCCAGTGTCAG GTCTAGTTCTGTAAGGCTTATTGATGCAAGGAGCAATGACACTAGGGTG ATTGGTGTGGTGTCTAAAAATGAAGCCATTCAGATGGCCGAAGACGCTGAGCTAGACTTG GTAATAGTGTCTCCAGAAGCAGACCCTCCAGTCCTAAAAATGATGGATTACAA CAAACACAGATACGAGCagcaaaagaaaaagagagagcaGCAAAAGAAAAGTGCTG CTACCCGTATGGACATGAAAGAGCTCAAAATGGG GTGCAACATTgattctcatgattattctgtGAGATTGAGAGCTGCTGAGAAGTTCCTTAAGGACGGTGACAAG GTAAAAATCGTGGTCAACATGAAGGGTCGTCAACATGAGTTCAAAAATAATGCTATTGAGCTCATCAAACGTTTTCAGACCGATATAGGAGAG CTAGCCACAGAGGAGAGCAAAAgtttcagagaaaagaatataTTCATTGTCTTGCTTCCGAATAAAACGATTCTGCAAAAGGCGGTGGAACAGccgaagaaaaaggaaaagacagTAGAAATTGGAACATTAgagaaatcagcagaaattgcaACATCAGGAAACCCAAAAGAAATTGAAAAGTCAGAAAAAACAACAGAAACTGACACATCATCCAGTGTCCGACTCTGA
- the LOC113301154 gene encoding translation initiation factor IF3-4, chloroplastic-like isoform X2, which yields MAGISSTSFTCKPLLSRTTKPPTYSLSSIESAIAGVRICNPEFLKIDSTHVHSIYLPSASVTARYGGYRPPPRPRPSQGRSRDMRQVEEADPCLDISSVRSSSVRLIDARSNDTRVIGVVSKNEAIQMAEDAELDLVIVSPEADPPVLKMMDYNKHRYEQQKKKREQQKKSAATRMDMKELKMGCSSDSVMPVYLHPVLLKSYIARRSTDLTKTKLDMCEQERLISHFLGFRYSRLRQPVFSMEYTSWRD from the exons ATGGCTGGAATTAGTAGTACTAGTTTTACATGTAAACCACTCTTGTCTAGAACAACAAAACCACCAACTTATTCTCTCTCATCAATTGAATCAGCCATTGCTGGTGTTAGAATTTGTAACCCTgaatttctaaaaattgattctaCTCATGTCCATTCTATTTACTTGCCTTCTGCTTCAGTAACAGCACGGTATGGTGGGTACCGTCCACCACCACGACCTCGTCCTAGTCAAGGGAGGTCTAGAGATATGAGACAAGTTGAAGAAGCTGACCCCTGTCTTGATATTTCCAGTGTCAG GTCTAGTTCTGTAAGGCTTATTGATGCAAGGAGCAATGACACTAGGGTG ATTGGTGTGGTGTCTAAAAATGAAGCCATTCAGATGGCCGAAGACGCTGAGCTAGACTTG GTAATAGTGTCTCCAGAAGCAGACCCTCCAGTCCTAAAAATGATGGATTACAA CAAACACAGATACGAGCagcaaaagaaaaagagagagcaGCAAAAGAAAAGTGCTG CTACCCGTATGGACATGAAAGAGCTCAAAATGGG CTGCTCCTCGGATAGTGTGATGCCAGTGTATCTACATCCAGTTCTTCTCAAAAGTTATATAGCAAGG AGATCGACAGATTTGACTAAAACTAAGTTGGATATGTGCGAGCAGGAAAGACTAATTTCGCATTTTCTCGGTTTCCGGTATTCTCGGCTGAGACAACCGGTTTTTTCGATGGAATATACGTCTTGGCGAGATTAA